From the genome of Silene latifolia isolate original U9 population unplaced genomic scaffold, ASM4854445v1 scaffold_290, whole genome shotgun sequence, one region includes:
- the LOC141639180 gene encoding snakin-2-like, translating into MSTSKFVVASIFLSALVFQLVHAIPSQYPTIGSSNCTTYITPASGKVECGLACIARCCKSGRPNLCQRACGSCCGKCNCVPPGTSGNYHVCPCYASLTTRDNKPKCP; encoded by the exons ATGTCTACCTCTAAGTTTGTAGTTGCTTCTATTTTTCTTTCAGCCCTTGTGTTTCAACTTGTCCATGCTATCCCGTCTCAATAT CCAACAATAGGAAGCAGCAACTGCACTACCTACATTACTCCAGCAAGTGGCAAAGTTG AGTGTGGATTAGCATGTATAGCAAGGTGTTGCAAGTCAGGGAGGCCAAATCTATGCCAAAGGGCGTGTGGAAGTTGTTGTGGCAAGTGCAATTGCGTACCACCAGGCACCAGTGGTAACTATCACGTCTGTCCTTGTTATGCCTCCTTGACCACCCGTGACAACAAGCCCAAGTGCCCTTAA